In a genomic window of Zingiber officinale cultivar Zhangliang chromosome 9B, Zo_v1.1, whole genome shotgun sequence:
- the LOC122024906 gene encoding uncharacterized protein LOC122024906, whose translation MLHIQSDKLLLLLLLMQLSFTSLIASQRQHQRVKSAVFLSPPLTLRPGSVASKLYYNVPFPRGHIALKSFNGEVVDGNGTPVPLHETYLHHWVMERYYARKGGAATETNYSDIKSSDNSSYIWARNAGICIGTLRQHFGLGSETRRTDTWVPDPYGIEVGNPSQVPDGYEERWVLNIHAIDTRGVVDRLGCTECKCSLYNVTKDEFGAPLPKDYVGGLYCCHDQTQCRVREGYGNVARTLHLRYTVKWLDWLENHLVPVKIYIFDVTDSGEPVDPTEEDPFKLSCKIEYQVEACRVDDNAKCVDSKKVKLVMAKGGDIVYGVAHQHTAGVGAALYGQDGRVLCTSNPKYGEGEDVGDEVGYIVGMSTCYPEPGSVRVTDGEVLTLESNYSSSQAHTGVMGLFYILVAEVAPGEMELPKHTLSFVLAGGVLMALAAAGICYLWKKRKNAAYETLAIA comes from the exons ATGCTACACATCCAGTCCGACAAACTTCTGCTACTATTGCTACTCATGCAGCTATCTTTCACATCCCTCATTGCATCACAAAGACAACATCAACGAGTAAAATCTGCAGTGTTCCTCTCCCCACCTCTCACTCTCCGGCCTGGTTCTGTGGCCAGCAAACTATACTACAACGTCCCATTTCCAAGGGGCCACATTGCCCTCAAGAGTTTCAATGGCGAGGTGGTCGATGGAAATGGCACTCCTGTTCCCCTGCATGAAACTTACCTGCATCACTGGGTCATGGAACGATACTACGCGAGAAAGGGCGGTGCTGCCACTGAAACAAACTATTCAGACATTAAATCATCAGACAATTCGAGCTATATATGGGCTAGGAATGCCGGAATTTGCATCGGTACTCTGAGGCAGCACTTCGGGCTCGGTTCGGAGACTCGTCGCACAGACACATGGGTGCCTGACCCCTATGGCATTGAGGTTGGCAACCCCAGCCAAGTCCCAGATGGCTATGAGGAGAGATGGGTGCTGAACATTCACGCAATTGATACTCGGGGAGTCGTGGACCGGCTCGGGTGCACCGAGTGCAAATGCAGCCTCTACAATGTGACTAAGGATGAGTTCGGTGCCCCACTGCCGAAGGACTATGTGGGGGGTCTGTATTGTTGCCATGACCAGACACAGTGCAGGGTAAGGGAAGGCTATGGTAATGTTGCCAGGACTTTGCATCTCAGGTACACAGTCAAGTGGCTCGACTGGCTTGAGAACCATCTCGTACCTGTCAAGATATACATTTTTGATGTTACAGATTCAGGTGAGCCAGTTGATCCGACAGAAGAGGACCCTTTCAAGTTAAGCTGCAAG ATAGAGTATCAAGTCGAAGCTTGCAGAGTGGATGATAACGCAAAGTGTGTGGATAGTAAAAAGGTTAAGTTGGTAATGGCAAAAGGTGGTGATATTGTGTATGGTGTTGCACACCAGCACACTGCAGGTGTAGGTGCTGCTCTCTATGGTCAG GATGGACGAGTCTTGTGCACTTCCAATCCGAAGTATGGAGAGGGAGAAGATGTCGGTGACGAGGTCGGATACATTGTAGGGATGTCTACCTGCTATCCAGAGCCAGGCTCTGTGAGAGTTACGGATGGGGAAGTCTTGACATTGGAATCCAACTACAGCAGCAGCCAAGCTCATACTGGAGTCATGGGGCTTTTCTACATTTTGGTGGCTGAAGTTGCACCAG GAGAAATGGAGCTCCCAAAGCACACATTGTCTTTTGTGCTTGCAGGTGGTGTGTTGATGGCATTGGCAGCAGCTGGAATCTGTTATCTGTGGAAGAAACGCAAGAATGCAGCATATGAAACTTTGGCCATT